CTTGCCAAAGCAAAGATCAATTCAATTAAAGATGCGTTGATAGAAATAGACCCAGATAACAAATCTTACTATGAAAAAAATGCGGAAGAAGTTTCAAAAGAACTTGATGCATTAAATGAAAAACTATTGGCAGAGGCAAAAGAACTTGGAGTATCAGAATACAAAGCAATTGTCATGGCTTGGCAGAAACCATTCTCTGAGTGGATTGGGCTTCAAGTAGTTGAAGCATATCAACCACCTGAAACTCTTTCTGTTCAAACTGTCCAAAATCTTGTAGTTAAAGGAAAGGAAGAAAATGTCGCATTTGTAATTGACAATCTTCAGAGTGGAACTACACTTGGTGCTCAAATGGCCGAAGAGATTGGCGGAAGACATGTCATTTTCTCAAAC
The Methanofastidiosum sp. DNA segment above includes these coding regions:
- a CDS encoding zinc ABC transporter substrate-binding protein, which produces LAKAKINSIKDALIEIDPDNKSYYEKNAEEVSKELDALNEKLLAEAKELGVSEYKAIVMAWQKPFSEWIGLQVVEAYQPPETLSVQTVQNLVVKGKEENVAFVIDNLQSGTTLGAQMAEEIGGRHVIFSNFPEAIPGTDTIAEMIQYNADQIFDTIKQAQSESKEMSELRSQISSISNQLVIFQGLTAVLLIITISFGAMLYKRKN